Proteins from a single region of Apium graveolens cultivar Ventura chromosome 7, ASM990537v1, whole genome shotgun sequence:
- the LOC141672579 gene encoding signaling peptide TAXIMIN 1-like — MCGSGDDDDRCQCRPLGFLLGLPFAFVALILSLIGVVIWIVGFALSCICPCCLCVTVIIELALSLIKAPFSIIKWFTKKIPC; from the exons ATGTGTGGTTCAGGAGATGATGATGATCGTTGTCAATGCAGGCCTCTGGGGTTTCTTTTGGGTCTGCCCTTCGCTTTCGTTGCTCTGATCCTCTCCCTCATCGGAGTTGTCATCTGGATTGTTGG GTTTGCATTGTCATGCATATGTCCATGTTGTCTGTGCGTGACGGTGATAATAGAGCTAGCACTTTCTTTAATCAAGGCTCCTTTTTCCATTATCAAGTGGTTCACAAAGAAGATCCCCTGTTAG